The stretch of DNA TTTAGGTCCCATTTGGTTTTTTATACAACCAATAATGACAATGTTTGTATATGTGGTTGTTTTTGGTCGTATTGCAGGAATTGCTACAGACGGAATTCCTCAACCGCTGTTTTATTTGTCTGGCATTATTATTTGGAACTATTTTCATGAATGCTTTATGCAAACCTCCAATACTTTTGCTCAGAATCAAGACATGTTTGGGAAGGTTTATTTTCCTCGCCTCATTATGCCTTTGTCTAAGGTTGTGTCTGGATTGATCAAATTTTTTATTCAATTTACGCTCTTTATAGCGGTGTATGGTTACTTCATTTATAAGGATGTAGGAATTGAAATTTCCAGCAGCATTCTAATGGCTCCTTTTCTTTTAATATTAATGGCTGGTTTAGGCTTAGGATTTGGCTTGGTTTTTACTTCCATGACTACCAAATATCGAGATTTAAAATTCTTGGTTCAATTTGGAGTACAATTATTATTGTATGCAACTCCTATTATTTATCCAATGAGTTTAATTGAGGGGAAATTAAAAGATGTAATGAGCCTAAATCCATTAGCACATATTGTTGAAGCATTTAAATATGGTTTTCTAG from Aureispira anguillae encodes:
- a CDS encoding ABC transporter permease; this translates as MKEKWDLIIKPQQKLLKINVKEIWQYRDLLTMFVKRDVVTVYKQTVLGPIWFFIQPIMTMFVYVVVFGRIAGIATDGIPQPLFYLSGIIIWNYFHECFMQTSNTFAQNQDMFGKVYFPRLIMPLSKVVSGLIKFFIQFTLFIAVYGYFIYKDVGIEISSSILMAPFLLILMAGLGLGFGLVFTSMTTKYRDLKFLVQFGVQLLLYATPIIYPMSLIEGKLKDVMSLNPLAHIVEAFKYGFLGQGEISTYGLVYSTIFTIVIVFAGILIFNKTERSFVDTI